ACTTGCGGGAACAAGGCGGTCGAACTGGCCGAATGCAACGGCGGCCTCATTGCGGACAATCACATCGTCAATGTGGTGGATGGACCGCAGGTGATCTTTGGCAGTCGCAACGTGCAGATCCGCGACAACATCGTCCATTTCACCCGGACGGGCATCAACATCACCGAAGGCTCGCATCACATCCGCGTCAGTGGCAATCATGTGGAGCCGATGCCGGAGGTATCCAAGAAGGCGGTGCTGCCCTGCCTGATCTTCCGCACGGAGCCGCTGCCCTTGCGATCAACAATCAGCGATGTGGTGGTCACGGGGAATATTTTTCGCAACCAGCACACGCATGGCAAATGCACCGTAAGGTTTGTGACCCGCCCCGAAGCGCTCTCCTGCGTGTATGAGGGTATTGCCGTCTCGGGCAATGTCTTCGATGGGGATGTTCAGTTTTGCGATGTGCGCACCTCTGGCAGGACCACCATCCGGGACATCGTCTTTGCGGACAATGTCTGCGAGGGGGCGCTGCTCTCCGAACCCCAGGAGACGATGGCTTCAAGCCATGTCGTGGTGCGGGGCAACATGCTGCGTCAGGCTGGCAACATGATGCTGAAAGCAAGCAACTGGATCTGGAGCAGCAACACCCATGTCAACGGCACGCTCGAAATCGCCCCTGGTGCCAGGTATAACATCATCCGTGACAATGTGACGGCTGCCCCCGTCACCGACAAAGGCACGGACACTGTCCTGACCGGGAATGTTGTGATGAAGAAAACCGAAGCTCCATGAAACGATCCTCCACTGCCAAAAGCACACTGCTAACCTTGAGCTGCGCCATGCTGCTTCCGGCACTTTTGTCTTCTCAAAATGCCATCGTGAAACGCCCGTCAGCACCTTCTTTGAAAAAAGGAGAGAAGCAGCTTTTCGTGGACGATCTGATGATCAAAAAGAAGCAGGGAGTCACACGAGTGGTCCACCCTGCCAAGAAACTCGACCGTCCGGTGCTGGAGGCAGAAATGCCATGGGAGGTGCGGAACACGGAGGGGTTCTTGGACAAACGCGTCAACATCTACGGCACGGTGCTGCGTGATGAAAAAACGGGTGCCTTCAGGATGTGGTATGCGGACCCCGGCAGCGTCCTTTTCGCGACCTCCAAAGATGGCATTCAGTGGGAGCGACCCGTTCTCAAGATCATGGGTAAAACGAACGAGACGGATCTCCATCTGCACAGCCCTAGCATCATCGAGGACAAGTTCGAGACAGACCCCAAAAAGCGATACAAGGCGGTCGGCAATGCAGGCATGGACAGGGATGATGCCAAAGTCCAGCGTCTCAAAGACAAGTTTGAAATGGTGGATTGGTATCGCGACAAGTTGCATCGCCTTTACTACGCGGCCTATTCTCCCGACGGCCTGCGTTGGACCGTCGAACCAGAGCCCATTTTGCTGGGATGCGATACCATCACCCTGTCGCAGGACCCGGTGACCGGCGAATACCTCGCCTTTCACAAACGTCAGGGTGACCCGCGTGTGGTGGGGATTCGGCAGGTCTTTTTATCCGTCAGCAAGGACATGGAAAACTGGTCCGAGCCACAGCCCGTCATGGTGGCGGATGAACTGGACAATCGTGCGGCAAAGAAGCTGAAAGGCGGCACCTACTCGGAGTTTTACAATCTCTCCGCCTTTCCCTATGCGGGGCAGTGGCTGGGTTTTGTCACTCCGTTTCGACGGGTCGAACCTCCCTCCGCTTTGTTTGGCAACGATGAAGTCGATGGACGGAAACGCTCCGCCACGGGGATCATTGATGTGCAGTTGGTCCACAGCCGTGATGGCCGTCATTGGCACCGGTGTTCCGACAGGAGTCCGGTGATTCCATTGGGACCGCATCCCTATGATGCCGGAAGCATCTTTGGCCTTTGCAACACCCCCGTCTTCGTCGGTGATGAAATGTGGATGTATTACACTGCCGTGACCACGCCTCATGGCGGGCTTGGGCCTGAAAAGCAACAGTCCATCGCCCGGGCAGTTTGGCGGATCGACGGGCTGGCTTCCTTGCGGCCAAAGAAGAAGCAGGAGCCGGGAATCATCGAAACGCATGAGTTTGTCCCTGAAGGAACGCGCCTCTTCATCAATGCCGATGTCAAAAATGGCAGCCTCAGCGTGGAGGTGCTGGACGCCGCC
Above is a genomic segment from Prosthecobacter sp. containing:
- a CDS encoding right-handed parallel beta-helix repeat-containing protein; translation: MKQIIFLTTLLLFNAALASAAGPTEQGKPLASASGFELRVPAPGPDAIADSILQEAIDKVASAGGGVVLLGAGDFKLSRHADDETVIIKSNITLRGQGHATHIYLDPKTPPNDLRYFPVRIGSATVPAHNVVIEHLRYTGNDKAIGGGSIMGFNARLDEKESLLLSCDNITVRHCWIYDAKQAAGCTKAATAMYLAKYVIPAEEAKEAAVDPEKVRTGYFDADRMATQFKNWQVYNNYIETCGNKAVELAECNGGLIADNHIVNVVDGPQVIFGSRNVQIRDNIVHFTRTGINITEGSHHIRVSGNHVEPMPEVSKKAVLPCLIFRTEPLPLRSTISDVVVTGNIFRNQHTHGKCTVRFVTRPEALSCVYEGIAVSGNVFDGDVQFCDVRTSGRTTIRDIVFADNVCEGALLSEPQETMASSHVVVRGNMLRQAGNMMLKASNWIWSSNTHVNGTLEIAPGARYNIIRDNVTAAPVTDKGTDTVLTGNVVMKKTEAP